The following coding sequences lie in one Streptomyces xiamenensis genomic window:
- a CDS encoding type II secretion system F family protein has protein sequence MTGSGLFSLTALYALVCGVAVGGGIALLVTAIRGVPPKTSEERARAERRRTELARFAGRRGTIAGAAALLVLLLTRWPIAAIGTALLVFSWSKLFGGAAEERANMRRVEALAGWTESLRDTIAGAVGLEQAIPSSARAAAPALRVPLNNLVDRLRSRMPLPEALQEFAEELDDSSADIIIASLILNARLRGPGLREVLGALAKSAREEVDMRQRVMAQRASTRRSVQIVVGVSVAFPLGLAIFNPGFVEPFGDTLGQAVLAIVCGLFGLGFWWMRRLARIEVPERFMARADESEQLRERQPSEQGGVRS, from the coding sequence ATGACCGGATCCGGGCTGTTCTCGCTGACCGCGCTGTACGCGCTGGTCTGCGGCGTCGCGGTCGGCGGCGGCATCGCGCTGCTGGTGACGGCGATCCGCGGCGTGCCCCCGAAGACCTCGGAGGAACGCGCCCGCGCCGAGCGCCGCAGGACCGAACTCGCCCGCTTCGCCGGCCGCCGCGGCACCATCGCCGGAGCCGCCGCGCTCCTCGTCCTGCTGCTCACCCGCTGGCCGATCGCCGCCATCGGCACCGCCCTGCTGGTGTTCTCCTGGAGCAAGCTGTTCGGCGGCGCCGCCGAGGAGCGCGCCAACATGCGCCGCGTCGAGGCGCTGGCCGGCTGGACCGAGTCCCTGCGCGACACCATCGCCGGGGCCGTCGGCCTGGAACAGGCCATCCCCTCCTCGGCCCGCGCCGCCGCGCCCGCGCTGCGCGTACCGCTCAACAACCTGGTGGACCGGCTCCGTTCGCGGATGCCGCTGCCCGAGGCGCTCCAGGAGTTCGCGGAGGAACTGGACGACTCCTCCGCCGACATCATCATCGCCTCGCTCATCCTCAACGCCCGACTGCGCGGGCCCGGCCTGCGCGAGGTGCTGGGCGCGCTCGCCAAGTCGGCGCGCGAGGAAGTGGACATGCGCCAGCGCGTCATGGCCCAGCGCGCCTCGACCCGGCGCAGCGTGCAGATCGTCGTCGGGGTGTCCGTCGCGTTCCCGCTCGGGCTCGCCATCTTCAACCCGGGCTTCGTCGAGCCCTTCGGCGACACCCTGGGCCAGGCCGTACTGGCCATCGTCTGCGGCCTGTTCGGCCTCGGCTTCTGGTGGATGCGGCGGCTGGCCAGGATCGAGGTGCCCGAGCGGTTCATGGCCCGGGCCGACGAGAGCGAGCAGCTGCGCGAGCGGCAGCCGTCCGAACAAGGGGGAGTGCGGTCGTGA
- a CDS encoding TetR family transcriptional regulator produces the protein MPPRDAETTKARILGAALSEFAGHGHAGGRIERIAKAAGTNVRMIYAYYGGKDQLFDAALTKAITSMAAAVPPRPDDLAAWAGDLFDYHRREPTTLRITMWAQLERPRSASEPMDSYLAKTTAVSAAESAPLTAVDLLVLIYAVAQAWYLSPVGLLRSDGRDPEDPARVAEHREAVVTAVTRMLNAGGNG, from the coding sequence ATGCCGCCACGCGACGCAGAGACGACGAAGGCCCGGATCCTGGGGGCGGCGCTCTCGGAGTTCGCCGGACACGGGCACGCCGGCGGACGCATCGAACGGATCGCCAAGGCGGCCGGGACCAACGTCCGGATGATCTACGCCTACTACGGCGGCAAGGACCAGCTCTTCGACGCCGCGCTCACCAAGGCGATCACCTCCATGGCCGCCGCGGTGCCACCGCGCCCCGATGACCTCGCCGCCTGGGCGGGCGACCTCTTCGACTACCACCGGCGTGAGCCCACCACGCTGCGGATCACCATGTGGGCCCAGCTCGAACGCCCCCGGTCCGCGTCCGAGCCCATGGACAGCTACCTCGCCAAGACCACGGCGGTGTCGGCCGCCGAGAGCGCGCCGCTGACCGCCGTCGACCTGCTGGTCCTCATCTACGCGGTGGCCCAGGCCTGGTACCTGAGCCCGGTGGGCCTGCTGCGGTCCGACGGGCGGGACCCGGAGGACCCCGCCCGCGTCGCGGAACACCGGGAGGCCGTCGTCACCGCCGTGACACGCATGCTGAACGCCGGAGGGAACGGCTGA
- a CDS encoding alpha/beta fold hydrolase, translated as MTQSIPGFAYQRVAVADGVELNVAVGGSGSPVVLLHGFPQTHLMWRHVARNLAADHTVICPDLRGYGASDKPAEDGPEVYSKRTMAADIVALARALGHERFALAGHDRGALVAFRAGLDHPDVITHLACLDVLPTVDMWDALHGVRAAVGFHLYLMAQPPGLAEEMIRNSSDAFFSYFLDIWANDPEAVPPAVRQVYLDACRAAVPSIVADYRASAGIDIEHDEADRAQGRRLAMPVTVLQQDWGAQLGYEAAALWGAWAGDLDHGTVSCGHFMAEEDPDAITRRLRDLLAR; from the coding sequence ATGACGCAGAGCATTCCCGGTTTCGCCTACCAGCGGGTGGCGGTGGCGGACGGTGTGGAGCTGAACGTGGCGGTGGGCGGCTCAGGATCGCCCGTCGTGCTGCTGCACGGCTTCCCGCAGACGCACCTGATGTGGCGGCACGTCGCGCGGAACCTGGCGGCCGACCACACCGTCATCTGTCCCGACCTGCGGGGCTACGGCGCCAGCGACAAGCCCGCCGAGGACGGTCCCGAGGTCTACTCCAAGCGGACCATGGCCGCCGACATCGTCGCGCTGGCCCGCGCCCTGGGCCATGAGCGGTTCGCGCTCGCCGGGCACGACCGCGGCGCCCTGGTCGCCTTCCGGGCCGGCCTGGACCACCCGGACGTCATCACCCACCTGGCCTGCCTGGACGTCCTGCCCACCGTGGACATGTGGGACGCCCTGCACGGGGTACGGGCGGCCGTCGGCTTCCACCTCTACCTGATGGCCCAGCCGCCCGGCCTGGCCGAGGAGATGATCCGGAACAGCTCGGACGCGTTCTTCTCGTACTTCCTGGACATCTGGGCGAACGACCCCGAGGCCGTGCCGCCGGCCGTGCGCCAGGTCTACCTCGACGCCTGCCGTGCGGCCGTCCCCTCCATCGTGGCGGACTACCGGGCCTCGGCCGGCATCGACATCGAGCACGACGAGGCCGACCGCGCGCAGGGGCGCAGGCTGGCCATGCCGGTCACCGTCCTCCAGCAGGACTGGGGCGCGCAGCTGGGCTACGAGGCCGCCGCCCTGTGGGGCGCCTGGGCCGGGGACCTCGACCACGGCACGGTCTCCTGCGGGCACTTCATGGCCGAGGAGGACCCCGACGCCATCACCCGGCGGCTGCGCGACCTCCTCGCGCGCTGA
- the clpX gene encoding ATP-dependent Clp protease ATP-binding subunit ClpX — translation MARDDDADHSLKCSFCGKTQEQVRRLIAGPAGVYICVECVGVCNDLIEEELGRPDESLPTELPRPREIHRYLDQYVIGQEDAKRALAVAVYNHYKRVRGTAAAEENGERPVELAKSNILLLGPTGCGKTYLAQTLARSLNVPFAIADATALTEAGYVGEDVENILLKLLQAADFDVARAETGIIYLDEIDKISRKSENPSLTRDVSGEGVQQALLKIMEGTVAAIPPQGGRKHPQQELIELDTSQVLFIAAGAFAGLETIVGDRLGGRGIGFGGELRAATAPPPGDPFAGVQPADLVRYGLIPEFIGRLPVITRVTALDRAALLRTLTEPRNALVKQYQRLFELDGVQLEFDRPALDAIIERAISRGTGARALRGVMERVLQPLMYEIPGRSDISHVVVDERTVIENADRARFPHQRRGQ, via the coding sequence ATGGCGCGCGACGATGACGCCGACCACTCGCTCAAGTGCTCGTTCTGCGGCAAGACCCAGGAGCAGGTCCGCCGGCTGATCGCCGGCCCCGCCGGGGTCTACATCTGCGTCGAGTGCGTCGGGGTGTGCAACGACCTGATCGAGGAGGAGCTGGGCAGGCCCGACGAGAGCCTGCCCACCGAACTGCCCAGGCCCCGCGAGATCCACCGCTATCTGGACCAGTACGTCATCGGCCAGGAGGACGCCAAGCGCGCCCTGGCGGTGGCCGTCTACAACCACTACAAGAGGGTGCGCGGCACCGCCGCCGCCGAGGAGAACGGCGAACGGCCCGTCGAGCTTGCCAAGTCCAACATCCTGCTGCTCGGCCCCACCGGCTGCGGCAAGACGTACCTGGCCCAGACGCTGGCCCGTTCCCTGAACGTGCCCTTCGCCATCGCCGACGCCACCGCCCTCACCGAGGCCGGCTACGTCGGCGAGGATGTCGAGAACATCCTGCTCAAGCTGCTCCAGGCCGCCGACTTCGATGTGGCGCGCGCCGAGACCGGCATCATCTACCTCGACGAGATCGACAAGATCTCCCGCAAGAGCGAGAACCCCTCCCTGACCCGCGACGTCTCGGGGGAGGGGGTGCAGCAGGCGCTGCTGAAGATCATGGAGGGCACGGTCGCCGCGATCCCGCCGCAGGGTGGGCGCAAGCACCCGCAGCAGGAGCTGATCGAACTCGACACCTCCCAGGTGCTGTTCATCGCCGCCGGGGCCTTCGCGGGCCTGGAGACCATCGTCGGCGACCGGCTCGGCGGACGCGGCATCGGCTTCGGCGGCGAACTGCGGGCGGCCACCGCGCCGCCGCCCGGCGACCCGTTCGCCGGGGTGCAGCCGGCCGACCTGGTGCGGTACGGGCTCATCCCGGAGTTCATCGGCCGCCTCCCGGTCATCACCCGGGTCACCGCCCTGGACCGGGCGGCCCTGCTGCGCACCCTGACCGAGCCCCGCAACGCGCTGGTCAAGCAGTACCAGCGGCTGTTCGAACTCGACGGCGTGCAGCTGGAGTTCGACCGCCCCGCGCTGGACGCGATCATCGAGCGGGCGATCAGCAGGGGCACCGGGGCGCGGGCGCTGCGCGGCGTCATGGAGCGCGTGCTGCAGCCCCTCATGTACGAGATCCCCGGCCGCTCCGACATCAGCCACGTGGTGGTCGACGAGCGCACCGTCATCGAGAACGCGGACCGGGCCCGCTTCCCGCACCAACGGCGCGGCCAGTGA
- a CDS encoding aminoglycoside phosphotransferase family protein: MTTHLTARQLADRTTAAVEAAVAAGRALGLTVTEPTVLHDVFSVVVHLAPSPVVARIPTVLPRPDDLNALARRQRDELDVTQWLADQGVPVLAPSPLVPREPVRRGGFSMTFWAYVEEARDKEPDYAANAESVPALHAALRAYPGRLEFLSSAEPWFVTEALARLERHPDLIGAGDLDRARREWRVLEPLVRSRAAFEARFPGIDLQPVHGDCPPANIFSGADGDRYADFEMITLGPVEWDLAGLGPELEAAYDRGARDTGTRPLDGDVLRFVNAVGTLRVIATLTLIPRLPQLTEYLMPAVEQWRTTPFAGGWDG; this comes from the coding sequence ATGACCACCCACCTCACCGCGCGACAGCTCGCCGACCGGACCACCGCCGCCGTCGAGGCGGCCGTCGCCGCCGGGCGCGCGCTCGGCCTGACCGTCACAGAACCCACCGTGCTGCACGACGTCTTCTCCGTCGTCGTCCACCTGGCGCCCTCACCGGTGGTGGCCCGGATCCCCACCGTCCTGCCCCGCCCCGACGACCTGAACGCCCTCGCGCGCCGCCAGCGGGACGAGCTGGACGTGACACAGTGGCTCGCCGACCAGGGCGTTCCCGTCCTCGCCCCCAGCCCGCTCGTGCCGCGCGAACCCGTCCGGCGCGGCGGATTCTCGATGACCTTCTGGGCCTACGTCGAGGAGGCCCGGGACAAGGAACCCGACTACGCGGCGAACGCCGAGAGCGTCCCCGCCCTGCACGCGGCGCTGCGCGCCTACCCGGGCCGCCTGGAGTTCCTGTCCTCGGCCGAACCCTGGTTCGTCACCGAAGCACTCGCCCGGCTGGAGCGGCACCCCGACCTCATCGGGGCCGGCGATCTGGACCGCGCCCGCCGCGAATGGCGGGTCCTGGAACCCCTCGTGCGCTCACGCGCGGCCTTCGAGGCCCGGTTCCCCGGCATCGACCTCCAGCCCGTCCACGGCGACTGCCCGCCCGCGAACATCTTCTCCGGGGCGGACGGGGACCGCTACGCCGACTTCGAGATGATCACGCTGGGGCCGGTCGAGTGGGACCTGGCGGGACTGGGGCCCGAACTCGAAGCCGCCTACGACCGCGGCGCCCGGGACACCGGCACGAGACCGCTGGACGGCGATGTCCTGCGCTTCGTCAACGCCGTGGGCACGCTGCGGGTGATCGCCACCCTCACGCTCATCCCGCGGCTTCCCCAGCTGACGGAGTACCTCATGCCGGCCGTCGAGCAGTGGCGGACCACGCCGTTCGCCGGCGGCTGGGACGGCTGA
- a CDS encoding BTAD domain-containing putative transcriptional regulator, producing the protein MANRTPVPVKAGRSFSDIMKAALAFVALAALVVGVPFSLATLIGWPLPRTMPGLDTLQEEISTTAFMKVLALLVWVAWAQFTACVLVEVKAALSGVGIPARVPGAGPSQLLARQLVGMLLLVTASAASFVPGLSGIGGAFDGGNSSQVVAEAQQTPGGAGPEYAYLPGGGGGGNDVEPAMALPNEAAGEEESAEAATKYYRIQPPEGRHHDTLWGISERHLDDGLRYKEIYQLNKDRVQPDGSKLTEASLIRPGWILEMPADAHGGELVEMPHEAEELSQDEVEEFREYQRTGDTAWPSAEPGAGGGGGTDAGSGGGADTGADQAGIGVPELGLAPEDAGNAPSLPAFDTTPFQQLPDQAPQDAPEAAATAEDDGGFGLPEALLGAPLLAAGLLMALGRTRRNALWQSAAGTLAGRGVGDDLAPGSTAAHNVRDALLVGAAPDAVAFLDHALRRLSAALDSEGKVLPPVYAAWLTDHELHLQLAAPAGRPPAPWRPGQSDTYWTVRRDALPADGGAPDAEAPYPGLVSLGVRDDMRLLLNLEAVPGIVSVTGARADREAVLASIAAELATSGWADRMTVTLVGFGGELTALAPTRARYLDDVAGLLEVMETETNLRRGALRHTGQESILTGRTGPARQQQWAPHLVLIGAVPTAEQADRLAALAAVSAQLGIGYLVTSDRPDLPGIAWEFEISGEGVLTEPEMGLELTAQLLPAAQRAAVVELFAELTREPGGGAAGAAGPAFAVDLSQRGKPDVYAQVMGGYEITGLSVPDPERGEQLREALALLLLHREGVHPRVLASALWPRGVPDDVREALIGRLREWLGTDAAGAPRLLTAEDGRLSLAPGIVSDWDVLRTLHHQAVSVGGGVAAERKRQLTDALSLARGPLLQGQREGGRFGWLEHEIVDAQYPLLVSEIALKLAAEQLASGGSEQAYVAIRSALAASPTDERLWNELLRSAKATGKADWLRGAADWLLAHHAHLYGPAQALPAQTEALLDELLPGWRSTVAAAG; encoded by the coding sequence ATGGCGAACCGAACGCCGGTGCCCGTGAAGGCCGGGCGCAGCTTCAGCGACATCATGAAGGCGGCCCTCGCCTTCGTGGCGCTGGCCGCGCTCGTCGTCGGCGTGCCGTTCTCCCTGGCCACGCTGATCGGCTGGCCGCTGCCGCGCACCATGCCGGGTCTTGACACCCTCCAGGAGGAGATCAGCACCACCGCCTTCATGAAGGTGCTGGCGCTGCTGGTGTGGGTGGCCTGGGCGCAGTTCACCGCGTGTGTGCTGGTGGAGGTCAAGGCCGCGCTGTCCGGGGTGGGCATTCCGGCCCGGGTGCCGGGCGCCGGGCCCAGCCAGCTGCTGGCGCGGCAGCTGGTGGGGATGCTGCTGCTGGTCACCGCCTCCGCGGCGTCGTTCGTGCCGGGGCTGAGCGGCATCGGCGGGGCCTTCGACGGCGGCAACTCCTCGCAGGTGGTGGCGGAGGCCCAGCAGACCCCCGGAGGCGCCGGGCCCGAGTACGCCTATCTGCCGGGCGGCGGCGGTGGCGGCAACGACGTGGAGCCCGCCATGGCGCTGCCCAACGAGGCGGCGGGCGAGGAGGAGTCGGCGGAGGCGGCGACCAAGTACTACCGCATCCAGCCGCCGGAGGGCCGGCACCACGACACCCTGTGGGGCATCTCCGAGCGGCACCTGGACGACGGGCTGCGCTACAAGGAGATCTACCAGCTCAACAAGGACCGGGTGCAGCCGGACGGTTCGAAGCTGACCGAGGCGTCGCTGATCCGTCCCGGCTGGATTCTGGAGATGCCGGCCGACGCGCACGGCGGCGAGCTGGTCGAGATGCCGCATGAGGCCGAGGAGCTGTCGCAGGACGAGGTCGAGGAGTTCCGGGAGTACCAGCGCACCGGGGACACCGCGTGGCCCTCGGCCGAGCCGGGCGCGGGAGGGGGCGGCGGAACCGACGCCGGATCCGGCGGCGGCGCCGACACCGGGGCCGATCAGGCCGGCATCGGCGTTCCCGAGCTGGGCCTGGCACCCGAGGACGCCGGGAACGCCCCCTCGCTGCCCGCCTTCGACACCACGCCGTTCCAGCAACTTCCCGACCAGGCGCCGCAGGACGCTCCCGAGGCCGCCGCGACCGCCGAGGACGACGGCGGGTTCGGGCTGCCCGAGGCGCTGCTCGGCGCTCCGCTGCTCGCCGCCGGGCTGCTGATGGCGCTGGGCCGTACCCGCCGCAACGCGCTGTGGCAGTCGGCCGCCGGGACCCTCGCGGGCCGTGGCGTGGGCGACGACCTGGCGCCGGGCTCCACCGCCGCGCACAACGTCCGCGACGCGCTGCTGGTGGGCGCCGCCCCGGACGCGGTCGCCTTCCTCGACCACGCGCTGCGCCGGCTGTCCGCCGCGCTGGACTCCGAGGGCAAAGTGCTGCCCCCGGTGTACGCGGCCTGGCTGACCGACCACGAACTCCACCTCCAGCTGGCCGCCCCGGCCGGACGCCCGCCCGCCCCGTGGCGGCCGGGCCAGTCCGACACGTACTGGACGGTGCGCCGCGACGCGCTCCCCGCCGACGGCGGCGCGCCGGACGCGGAAGCCCCCTACCCCGGCCTGGTGTCCCTGGGCGTGCGCGACGACATGCGGCTGCTGCTCAACCTGGAGGCGGTGCCCGGCATCGTCTCGGTGACCGGCGCCCGCGCCGACCGCGAGGCGGTGCTGGCCTCCATCGCCGCCGAACTGGCCACCAGCGGCTGGGCGGACCGGATGACGGTCACCCTGGTCGGTTTCGGCGGCGAGCTGACGGCCCTGGCCCCCACCCGCGCGCGGTATCTCGACGATGTCGCCGGGCTGCTGGAGGTCATGGAGACCGAGACCAATCTGCGCCGCGGCGCGCTGCGGCACACCGGGCAGGAGTCGATCCTGACGGGCCGCACGGGGCCGGCCAGGCAGCAGCAGTGGGCGCCGCATCTGGTGCTGATCGGCGCGGTGCCGACGGCCGAGCAGGCGGACCGGCTGGCGGCGCTGGCCGCGGTCTCCGCGCAGCTGGGCATCGGCTATCTGGTGACCTCGGACCGTCCCGATCTGCCGGGCATCGCCTGGGAGTTCGAGATCTCGGGCGAAGGGGTGCTGACCGAGCCGGAGATGGGCCTGGAACTGACCGCCCAGCTGCTGCCCGCCGCCCAGCGCGCCGCGGTGGTGGAGCTGTTCGCCGAGCTGACCCGGGAGCCGGGCGGCGGCGCGGCGGGCGCCGCCGGGCCCGCGTTCGCCGTGGACCTGAGCCAGCGCGGCAAGCCCGACGTGTATGCCCAGGTGATGGGCGGGTACGAGATCACCGGGCTGTCCGTGCCCGATCCGGAGCGCGGTGAGCAACTGCGCGAGGCGCTGGCGCTGTTGCTGCTGCACCGCGAGGGCGTGCACCCCCGGGTGCTGGCGTCCGCGCTGTGGCCGCGCGGTGTGCCGGACGACGTACGGGAGGCCCTGATCGGCCGGCTGCGGGAGTGGCTCGGCACGGACGCGGCGGGCGCCCCCCGGCTGTTGACGGCCGAGGACGGCCGGCTGTCGCTGGCGCCGGGGATCGTCTCGGACTGGGATGTGCTGCGCACCCTGCACCACCAGGCGGTGTCGGTCGGCGGCGGTGTCGCGGCCGAGCGCAAGCGGCAGCTCACGGACGCGCTGAGCCTGGCGCGCGGACCGCTGCTCCAGGGGCAGCGGGAGGGCGGCCGGTTCGGCTGGCTGGAGCATGAGATCGTGGACGCGCAATACCCGTTGCTGGTCTCGGAGATCGCGCTGAAGCTGGCGGCCGAGCAGCTGGCGAGCGGCGGCAGTGAGCAGGCGTATGTGGCGATCAGGTCCGCGCTCGCCGCCTCGCCGACCGATGAGCGGCTGTGGAACGAGCTGCTGCGGTCGGCGAAGGCGACCGGCAAGGCGGACTGGCTGCGCGGGGCGGCCGACTGGCTGCTCGCGCACCACGCGCATCTGTACGGCCCGGCACAGGCGTTGCCGGCGCAGACGGAGGCGTTGCTGGACGAACTGCTGCCGGGGTGGCGGAGCACGGTGGCGGCGGCCGGCTGA
- a CDS encoding TadE/TadG family type IV pilus assembly protein has product MAAAQRDDRGLSSVEVVFLAPLMIAFILVLVAMGQQVSGRAAVSGAARDAARAGSLERDGASAASAAARTAERELGEVCVGGTVRVEVTSGGGHEAGSLFSVRVSCKVRALDMLGVPVASTLSGASSSPIDPYRRSG; this is encoded by the coding sequence GTGGCCGCCGCGCAGCGCGACGACCGGGGCCTGTCCTCCGTCGAGGTGGTGTTCCTCGCGCCGCTCATGATCGCCTTCATCCTGGTGCTGGTCGCGATGGGCCAGCAGGTCTCCGGGCGCGCCGCCGTCAGCGGCGCGGCCCGGGACGCGGCGCGGGCCGGCTCGCTGGAGCGGGACGGCGCCTCCGCCGCCTCCGCCGCCGCCCGTACCGCCGAGCGGGAACTGGGCGAGGTGTGCGTGGGCGGTACGGTCCGGGTCGAGGTGACCTCGGGCGGCGGGCACGAGGCGGGCTCGCTGTTCAGCGTGCGGGTCAGCTGCAAGGTGCGCGCGCTGGACATGCTCGGAGTGCCCGTCGCCTCCACCCTCAGCGGGGCGTCCAGTTCGCCGATCGACCCGTACCGGAGGTCGGGATGA
- a CDS encoding TadE/TadG family type IV pilus assembly protein, whose translation MPRWRRLTGPADGSDRGSGAVLVIFFAIVVLALAAFVVDGGLAIHQRERAADIAEQAARYAAQDLDEEALREGLGNAPINFGNCANRVAEYAASVDMNAADIAASACSQASVDRVTVQIRLTYRPVFTGFFFDRPLEVWGTATAEAQIN comes from the coding sequence ATGCCCCGGTGGCGGCGGCTCACCGGCCCCGCCGACGGCTCCGACCGCGGCTCGGGCGCCGTCCTGGTCATCTTCTTCGCGATCGTCGTGCTGGCGCTGGCCGCGTTCGTGGTGGACGGCGGACTCGCCATCCACCAGCGGGAGCGGGCCGCCGACATCGCCGAACAGGCCGCCAGGTACGCCGCCCAGGACCTCGACGAGGAGGCGCTGCGCGAAGGTCTCGGCAACGCCCCCATCAACTTCGGGAACTGCGCCAACCGGGTCGCCGAGTACGCTGCTTCGGTGGACATGAACGCGGCGGACATCGCCGCGTCCGCCTGTTCGCAGGCGTCCGTGGACCGGGTCACGGTACAGATCCGGCTGACCTACCGCCCGGTGTTCACCGGGTTCTTCTTCGACCGTCCGCTCGAGGTCTGGGGCACGGCCACCGCCGAGGCCCAGATCAACTGA
- a CDS encoding TadE family protein, producing the protein MTKRAGRWLRRRIGEGSDRGGAVLRRGERGDRGSSAIEFVFLTPLMFFLIFGAVQFAMYSFAQDVAKAAAQAGARTARAEADADPMGWQSKAREKSYDYIDQLGRGMFDSPPSVYTTLPAPDTVRVEVHATVPSIVPGMTMTVRASSEGPVERFVPDGG; encoded by the coding sequence ATGACCAAGCGAGCGGGCCGCTGGCTGCGCCGCCGGATCGGGGAAGGCTCCGACCGGGGCGGCGCCGTGCTGCGCCGCGGCGAGCGCGGTGACCGCGGCAGCTCGGCGATCGAATTCGTCTTCCTCACCCCGCTCATGTTCTTCCTGATCTTCGGGGCCGTGCAGTTCGCCATGTACTCCTTCGCCCAGGACGTCGCCAAGGCCGCCGCACAGGCCGGCGCCCGCACCGCCCGCGCGGAGGCGGACGCCGATCCGATGGGCTGGCAGTCCAAGGCCCGGGAGAAGTCGTACGACTACATCGACCAGCTGGGCCGGGGCATGTTCGACTCCCCGCCGTCGGTGTACACCACCTTGCCGGCGCCGGACACCGTACGGGTGGAGGTGCATGCCACCGTGCCGTCCATCGTGCCGGGCATGACCATGACCGTACGGGCCTCGTCCGAGGGGCCGGTCGAGCGTTTCGTGCCGGACGGGGGGTGA
- a CDS encoding type II secretion system F family protein: MNSDITTAVLVGAVFGLGAYALIRALMPTRRSSVATVARIDALRQRGGFGHVPYSAVPHQGGADAGKKPSRFDEAQERIGERLAELYVQRGWEQRSLRADLALLDRTWESFLAQKVVLAAAGLFFGPFLFSMAWLIGFGASPVIPVWMALVFAAVFFFLPDLEVRRDAKARRRDFRRVVAAYLDLVAMSLAGGRGLPEALKAAAEVSDGWALRRIQSALADARITGLTQWQALGKLGDEVGVDELKDLSASLALVADDGAKVRASLSARSETMRHRELAEIEGSAGEKSQSMLIAQLLLCLGFLIFLIYPAGMRVFSA, from the coding sequence GTGAACTCCGACATCACCACGGCCGTTCTGGTCGGGGCGGTCTTCGGCCTCGGGGCGTACGCCCTGATCCGGGCCCTGATGCCCACCCGGCGCAGCTCGGTGGCCACCGTCGCCCGCATCGACGCGCTGCGCCAGCGCGGCGGGTTCGGGCACGTCCCGTACAGCGCCGTGCCGCACCAGGGCGGCGCGGACGCGGGCAAGAAGCCCAGCCGGTTCGACGAGGCGCAGGAGCGGATCGGGGAGCGGCTGGCCGAGCTGTACGTGCAGCGCGGCTGGGAACAGCGCTCGCTGCGGGCCGACCTCGCGCTGCTGGACCGCACCTGGGAGTCGTTCCTGGCGCAGAAGGTGGTACTGGCGGCGGCGGGGCTGTTCTTCGGGCCCTTCCTGTTCTCCATGGCCTGGCTGATCGGCTTCGGTGCCAGCCCCGTCATCCCGGTGTGGATGGCGCTGGTGTTCGCCGCCGTGTTCTTCTTCCTCCCCGACCTGGAGGTACGGCGGGACGCCAAGGCGCGGCGGCGTGACTTCCGCCGGGTGGTGGCGGCCTACCTGGACCTGGTGGCCATGAGCCTGGCCGGCGGGCGCGGCCTGCCGGAGGCGCTGAAGGCGGCGGCCGAGGTGAGCGACGGCTGGGCGCTGCGGCGCATCCAGTCGGCGCTGGCGGACGCCCGGATCACCGGATTGACGCAGTGGCAGGCACTGGGCAAGCTCGGTGACGAGGTGGGCGTCGACGAACTGAAGGATCTGTCCGCGTCCCTGGCGCTGGTCGCGGACGACGGCGCGAAGGTGCGGGCCTCGCTCTCCGCCCGTTCGGAGACGATGCGGCACCGCGAACTCGCCGAGATCGAGGGAAGCGCGGGGGAGAAATCGCAGTCGATGCTGATCGCGCAGCTGCTGCTGTGCTTGGGATTTCTGATCTTTCTGATCTATCCGGCCGGAATGCGGGTGTTCTCGGCATGA